The stretch of DNA CAGAAAGATTAAATAAACTTCCTTGCCAAAGACTACCAGGCCCTTCGAGTAAAACCAGATCTCCTTGTATTTCAGCCAGATAATTTTGTAGAGCTTCGGTATAATCAGTTTGATTGTTGCCTTGCAGACGATTATTAATCGTCTCTTCGTCTAAATATAACAAAGGCGATCGCACTCGACTAGCAGATAATCCTAGAGTACTAGTTAAAAAATCGACATCTTCTTCAAATAGTTCTTCAGAATCATCAGAATAAGTTCCCAAGGGTTTCGCATAAGCAACCCCAATTCCTTGTTTCTTTAATTGATGAGTCAAACCTAAAATGGTTGCTGATTTACCACTATATCCTTCTGTCGAGCCGATTAATAAATACTTGGCATTTGCCACTTATCCACTCCTTAGATAAACAATTAATTGATTCTCACTGCTCTAAGCGTAGTAATTTTCGATAAAACTCGCTAGGAAAATCCGTCAAGTGAGAACGTTTAAAATTTATGATGACATCAATTAAGTAATCAATAAACTCTGAGTTAGACAATGTTACTTCATAGCTCAAATCTGCCTGCCCATCAAACTGTAAACGACAGCGAGTCAACTCCGAAGGCAACTTAGATACATACCAACTAGCCACAAAAGGAATATTGTCTCCTCCTTCAATCACACGCTGTCCTTCTAAAGAACCCTGACGATATAAAGAAATAGCAACAGGTAAAGAATCGTGTTTATTTTTTGAATAGTAAGGCATATAAATAATTACATCGCCTCTGCCAACAGGCTTTAATTCTTCAATAGTAGACATAAACAAAAATCAGAACAATCTCTTGTCTTGAATGTTTGATAATTGAGCTAATAGTTATCTTGCTAATTGCCTATTTCTTTATAGCACCAGTTTCTTTAGACTGTGGAATTTTCAGTGACCAGTAGAGACGCGACATATCGCGTCTGTACACCATTACCAGTTATTAATTACTAATTATGAGGGATGAATAATGAACAATTAACAGTGACCAGTTAACTTTAGTTATAAACCCAAATCTACCGCAACTCGATGACCACAAGCAAAACCCGAAAAAGCTACTGCATTTAAACCTTGACCAGGAAAAGTACTATCCCCAACGCAATATAATCCATCAATAGCAGTACGATTAAAGGGCATTCCTAATAAACCAGCTAACTTACGACTAGGGACCGGGCCGTAAGTACCATCATCTCTGCCTAAAAAACGACGATGGGTACGAGGAGTTCCCACTTCTTGATAATCTAACCCTGCTGCTAGTCCAGGAAAGATTGCTTCTAAACGATGAATTAGTTTGGCTGCTGCGGTTTCTTTTTTCTCTTCATATTCTTGAGGTGATAAACCTTGCCAGTCTTCAAGCCAACTAGGGGTAAAAGTATGAATAATATGATGTCCTTCTGGAGCAAGACTAGGATCGAGTAGAGTAGGAATGGAGACAAAAATAGTTCCTTCAGCAGTTTCCATTTTTTCCCAATCTTCTAAGACAATATGATGACATTCGGTTTGGGGTGGTAAAACTTCTGCTTTAACTCCTAAGTGTAAACTGAGGAAACTAGGAGATTTTTGATATCGCTGTTGCCATCGTTTTTCTGAGGCGGGCATTTGTTCTGGAGGTAATAGTTTTTCAAAGGTATCCCAACGAGTAGCATTGGAAACTATTCGGTGAGCGCGATACTCTTTTCCGTTGGCTAGTTTGACTCCAACTGCTTTACCGTTTTCTAGTAAAATTTTGCTTACTCTGGCTTTGTATTGAATTTCTCCCCCTGCTTTTTCTAACCCTTCAACTAGTTTTTGAGCAATTTGTCCTACTCCACCTTTCGGATAGTTGATACCACCATAATGTCTATCGGAAAAGACCATTCCCGCATTAATCATGGGAGTATGGGAAGCTGGCATAACCGACCAACAGTAACATTCCATATCAATAAATTTTAGTAGTCGCGGGTCGCTGATGTAACGACGAGCAATATCTCCCGCATTCTGAGGTAAATATTTAACTAATCCTAAACAGGCAAAGGGATGTTGAAAGAATACTCGCATTAAATAACGAGGTTCTTCTAGGGAAAGCAAATCCATCGCATTGAGGCAGTTGAAGACTTGCCAGCATTGATCATAAAAACGACGAATTCCTTTGGCTTCATGGGGAAAGATTGCAATTAGTTCTTGCAAAAATTTCTCATAATGACGATGGACTTTTAATTCTAATCCATCAGGAAGATGATAATGAATTTGAACTGGATCGGGAATGGTTTCGATCTTCATCCCTACTGCTGCTAAGGCGCGAGTCAATAAATTAGTAGTTCCTTCTGTACCAAAACCAAAAATCATTGAAGCACCGACATCGAAGCGATAGCCTTCTCTTTCAAAATAGCCAGCACTCCCTCCAGGAATTAGGTAACGTTCTAAGACTAATACTTTTGCTCCTTTAGCAGCTAATTGAGTAGCGGTAACTAAGCCACCAATACCAGAGCCAATTACTATTACATCATAATCAACTTTTGTCTTAGTTATTGCGATCGCGTTCATATTTTAAATAGACTTTTTGAAAAATTCCTGAATATTTAGTCTAGTTTACCGCTAAAAAAAAACAGGGGAGTCGCTTTTTTAATGACTCGCGATCCCGCCTGCCGATTCCTTGAGAGAAGAACACTGAAAAATAATATACCGCTTATTAGTAATTTATGTCAATAAATATAAGATTGAGTTGCAATAACTATAATAACTTTTGTCGAGACGTAAAGAGACTGTTCATTACAAATGACTAATAAGTAGTAACCAATGATAAAATTAGCTTGCTACAATAGCTTTGTCATTTTATATGATCTAGGCTAGATATGGCTCGTTCTTCGGCTTTACTTCGAGATGGAACAATTCTCAATGACCGCTATAGAATCATTAGAGAGATAGGAAGAGGCGGTTTTGGGCGGACTTATTTAGCAGAAGATACCCAACGCTACAGAGAAAAATGTGTCCTCAAGGAGTTTGCGCCTCAAGTAGAAAACGATCGCGATTTACACAAAGCTGAAGAATTATTTGAACGAGAAGCAGGTATACTCTATCAACTCAAACACGAACAAATTCCTAGATTTGAAGCTTTATTAAAAACAAGAATTAGTGGCAAAGAATCGTTGTTTTTAGTTCAAGAATATATTGAAGGAGATAGTTATTGGGATTTATTAAAACGCACAGGTAAATTTAGTGAAGTAGAAGTAACTCAATTACTAAAACAATTGTTACCTGTACTAGAATATATTCACTCAGAAAACTTAATTCATCGAGATATTTCTCCTGATAATTTAATTTTAAGAGAGAAAGATGAGCAACCAGTTTTAATTGATTTTGGTTGTGTTAAATTAGCAGCTAATGCTGTTTCTAAATCCACAGGACAATCAATTACTTTAATTGGGAAAAAAGGCTATGCTCCTGAAGAACAAATGCGGAGTGGACAAGCCTTTCCTAGTAGCGATCTTTATTCTTTAGGCGTTA from Stanieria cyanosphaera PCC 7437 encodes:
- the ebsA gene encoding type IV pilus biogenesis protein EbsA gives rise to the protein MSTIEELKPVGRGDVIIYMPYYSKNKHDSLPVAISLYRQGSLEGQRVIEGGDNIPFVASWYVSKLPSELTRCRLQFDGQADLSYEVTLSNSEFIDYLIDVIINFKRSHLTDFPSEFYRKLLRLEQ
- the crtH gene encoding carotenoid isomerase, coding for MNAIAITKTKVDYDVIVIGSGIGGLVTATQLAAKGAKVLVLERYLIPGGSAGYFEREGYRFDVGASMIFGFGTEGTTNLLTRALAAVGMKIETIPDPVQIHYHLPDGLELKVHRHYEKFLQELIAIFPHEAKGIRRFYDQCWQVFNCLNAMDLLSLEEPRYLMRVFFQHPFACLGLVKYLPQNAGDIARRYISDPRLLKFIDMECYCWSVMPASHTPMINAGMVFSDRHYGGINYPKGGVGQIAQKLVEGLEKAGGEIQYKARVSKILLENGKAVGVKLANGKEYRAHRIVSNATRWDTFEKLLPPEQMPASEKRWQQRYQKSPSFLSLHLGVKAEVLPPQTECHHIVLEDWEKMETAEGTIFVSIPTLLDPSLAPEGHHIIHTFTPSWLEDWQGLSPQEYEEKKETAAAKLIHRLEAIFPGLAAGLDYQEVGTPRTHRRFLGRDDGTYGPVPSRKLAGLLGMPFNRTAIDGLYCVGDSTFPGQGLNAVAFSGFACGHRVAVDLGL